In Lampris incognitus isolate fLamInc1 chromosome 20, fLamInc1.hap2, whole genome shotgun sequence, one genomic interval encodes:
- the smim20 gene encoding small integral membrane protein 20: MSPHKRIALIFGGFVTAVAAAFYPIFFYPLAHKDDYKQVQKMNREGINQADVQPVGVKIWSDPFKSESK; encoded by the exons ATGTCACCTCACAAAAGAATCGCGTTGATATTTGGAGGGTTTGTAACGGCGGTCGCCGCCGCGTTTTACCCGATATTTTTTTACCCGCTTGCGCACAAAGACGACTACA AACAAGTCCAAAAGATGAACCGGGAAGGAATAAATCAAGCTGATGTGCAACCAGTAG GTGTGAAGATTTGGTCCGATCCGTTCAAGTCTGAAAGCAAGTGA